A genomic window from Triticum urartu cultivar G1812 chromosome 7, Tu2.1, whole genome shotgun sequence includes:
- the LOC125519748 gene encoding FT-interacting protein 1: MGSNHEAHHEDFQLKDTNPLLGEQWPKGAAGPARPAVGGGIAGWLGMDKPSSTYDLVEQMFFLYVRVVKAKDLPPNPITGAPMDPYVEVKLGNYKGTTKHRTNPEWDQVFAFSKSRVQSNALEVYLKDRDMLGRDDYVGRVLFDLAEVPTRVPPDSPLAPQWYRLEQRRGGDAGYKVRGELMLAVWIGTQADEAFPEAWHSDAATVRGEGVASVRSKAYVSPKLWYLRVNVIEAQDVQPQSRGRAPEVFVKAQVGNQILKTSVVPAATLNPRWNEDLLFVVAEPFEEQLVMTVEDRVSPRKDDLLGRVQLPLTLFEKRLDHRPFVQSRWFDLEKFGIGGAIEGETRRELRFASRVHVRACLEGAYHVMDESTMYISDTRPTARQLWKPPVGVLEVGILSAIGLQPMKKLEGRGSTDAYCVAKYGQKWVRTRTMIGTFSPTWNEQYTWEVFDPSTVITIGVFDNCHLGGGNGNNGGGGAGGGGGPPARDARIGKIRIRLSTLETDRVYTHAYPLILLTPSGVKKMGELRLAVRFTCLSMMNMVHLYTQPLLPKMHYLHPFTVTQLDALRYQAMGIVAARLGRAEPPLRREVVEYMLDVESHMWSMRRSKANFFRAVSLFSGAAAAARWFADVCHWKNVATTALVHVLLLILICYPELILPTVFLYMFMIGLWNYRRRPRHPPHMDTKMSWAEAVHPDELDEEFDTFPTSRQQDVVYMRYDRLRSVAGRIQTVVGDMATQGERLQSLLSWRDPRASCLFVFFCLIAAVVLYVTPFRVVALVAGLFLLRHPRFRTKLPAVPSNFFRRLPSRADSML, from the coding sequence ATGGGCAGCAACCATGAGGCGCACCACGAGGACTTCCAGCTCAAGGACACGAACCCGCTGCTGGGCGAGCAATGGCCCAAGGGCGCGGCGGGGCCGGCGCGGCCCGCCGTGGGCGGCGGCATCGCGGGGTGGCTGGGCATGGACAAGCCGTCCAGCACGTACGACCTGGTGGAGCAGATGTTCTTCCTCTACGTGCGCGTGGTGAAGGCCAAGGACCTGCCCCCCAACCCCATCACCGGCGCGCCCATGGACCCCTACGTGGAGGTGAAGCTGGGCAACTACAAGGGCACCACCAAGCACCGCACCAACCCAGAGTGGGACCAGGTCTTCGCCTTCTCCAAGTCCCGCGTCCAGTCCAACGCCCTCGAGGTCTACCTCAAGGACCGCGACATGCTCGGCCGCGACGACTACGTCGGCCGCGTCCTCTTCGACCTCGCCGAGGTGCCCACCCGCGTGCCGCCCGACAGCCCGCTCGCCCCGCAGTGGTACCGCCTCGAGCAGCGCCGCGGCGGCGACGCCGGCTACAAGGTGCGCGGGGAGCTCATGCTCGCCGTCTGGATCGGCACCCAGGCCGACGAGGCCTTCCCCGAGGCCTGGCACTCGGACGCCGCCACCGTGCGCGGCGAGGGCGTCGCCAGCGTCCGCTCCAAGGCCTACGTCTCGCCCAAGCTCTGGTACCTCCGCGTCAACGTCATCGAGGCGCAGGACGTGCAGCCGCAGTCCCGCGGCCGCGCTCCCGAGGTCTTCGTCAAGGCGCAGGTCGGCAACCAGATCCTCAAGACCTCCGTCGTGCCCGCCGCCACGCTCAACCCGCGCTGGAACGAGGACCTGCTCTTCGTCGTCGCCGAGCCGTTCGAGGAGCAGCTGGTGATGACGGTCGAGGACCGGGTGTCGCCGCGCAAGGACGACCTCCTCGGCCGCGTCCAGCTCCCGCTCACGCTCTTCGAGAAGCGCCTCGACCACCGCCCGTTCGTGCAGTCCCGGTGGTTCGACCTCGAGAAGTTTGGCATCGGGGGCGCCATCGAGGGCGAGACACGGCGGGAGCTCCGCTTCGCCAGCCGCGTCCACGTCCGAGCCTGCCTCGAGGGCGCGTACCACGTCATGGACGAGTCCACCATGTACATCAGCGACACCCGCCCCACGGCGCGGCAGCTCTGGAAGCCGCCCGTCGGCGTGCTCGAGGTCGGCATCCTCAGCGCCATCGGCCTGCAGCCGATGAAAAAACTGGAAGGCCGGGGAAGCACCGACGCCTACTGCGTCGCCAAGTATGGGCAGAAGTGGGTGCGCACGCGCACCATGATCGGCACCTTCAGCCCGACGTGGAACGAGCAGTACACGTGGGAGGTGTTCGACCCCAGCACCGTCATCACCATCGGCGTCTTCGACAACTGCCACCTCGGCGGCGGCAACGGAAACAACGGCGGAGGAGgtgcaggaggaggaggagggcctcCGGCGAGGGACGCACGCATCGGCAAGATCCGCATCCGCCTGTCCACGCTGGAAACCGACCGTGTGTACACGCACGCGTACCCGCTGATCCTGCTGACGCCGTCGGGGGTGAAGAAGATGGGCGAGCTCCGGCTGGCCGTGCGCTTCACCTGCCTCTCCATGATGAACATGGTGCACCTCTACACGCAGCCGCTGCTCCCCAAGATGCACTACCTGCACCCCTTCACGGTCACGCAGCTCGACGCGCTCCGCTACCAGGCCATGGGCATCGTGGCGGCGCGGCTGGGCCGCGCGGAGCCGCCGCTGCGGCGGGAGGTGGTGGAGTACATGCTGGACGTGGAGTCCCACATGTGGAGCATGCGCCGGAGCAAGGCCAACTTCTTCCGCGCCGTCTCGCTCTtctccggcgccgccgccgccgcgcgctgGTTCGCCGATGTCTGCCACTGGAAGAATGTGGCCACCACCGCGCTCgtccacgtcctcctcctcatcctcatcTGCTACCCGGAGCTCATCCTCCCCACCGTCTTCCTCTACATGTTCATGATCGGGCTCTGGAActaccgccgccgcccgcgccacccTCCCCACATGGACACCAAGATGTCCTGGGCCGAGGCCGTGCACCCGGACGAGCTCGACGAGGAGTTCGACACCTTCCCGACGTCCAGGCAGCAGGACGTCGTCTACATGCGCTACGACCGGCTGCGCAGCGTCGCCGGCAGGATACAGACCGTCGTCGGCGACATGGCCACGCAGGGGGAGCGGCTGCAGTCGCTGCTCAGCTGGCGCGACCCCAGGGCGTCCTGCCTCTTCGTCTTCTTCTGCCTCATCGCCGCGGTCGTGCTCTACGTCACGCCGTTCCGGGTCGTCGCGCTCGTCGCCGGGCTCTTCCTGCTCCGGCACCCGCGGTTCCGAACCAAGCTGCCCGCCGTGCCAAGCAACTTCTTCCGGCGACTGCCGTCGCGGGCGGATAGCATGCTCTGA